The proteins below are encoded in one region of Pseudomonadota bacterium:
- a CDS encoding ribonuclease HI family protein — protein sequence MMEWHIYIDGASSGNPGESGAGIIVFDNNGNELFRDSIYLGQMTNNMAEYEALIFALQKAKKSLIKKVSVYTDSLLVTNQIHGKYKVKNTKLRKYVEETKNIIRNFNSFALKYIPREENKIADKLAKDAVNKKG from the coding sequence ATGATGGAATGGCATATATACATTGACGGGGCATCCTCAGGCAATCCAGGAGAGTCAGGAGCAGGTATTATAGTTTTTGATAACAATGGTAATGAATTATTCAGGGATAGTATATACCTTGGGCAAATGACGAATAATATGGCGGAATATGAGGCCCTAATTTTTGCACTTCAAAAGGCCAAAAAATCATTGATAAAAAAGGTATCTGTCTATACAGATTCCCTTCTTGTCACAAACCAGATACATGGAAAATATAAGGTTAAAAATACAAAATTAAGGAAATATGTGGAAGAGACAAAAAATATTATAAGAAATTTCAATAGTTTTGCGTTAAAATATATACCAAGGGAAGAAAACAAAATAGCAGATAAACTTGCAAAGGATGCAGTAAATAAAAAGGGGTAG
- a CDS encoding ABC transporter substrate-binding protein, producing MKRLVFYSLVLFTFSLFVSPSFAQQYITLGIPTSLKLIEGYEGNKAAQLAVEEINAKGGVKVGNQKMLLKLEALDIRDGEPGVPVSEALLGIEKLILDKKIYAAIVGNFRSEALLAAMDIYSKYKVINIGTIAMTPKFQEKIMSDKEKYKYSFRSALDSRYASGYVQSYMNFLNKMFGYNKVYIATQDVLWATGIGSLMEKWFKDNGWAVAGFDKYPVGATDFSAGLMKAKSAGAQVIMAIFDMPTSGILVKQWKSMKVPALLTGYISPITGSKAWKTFGQDIEGVLETVWEIGYFPIKAYPPTVKFSAAYAKRWKEDIQSGHGAAPAYDTVYILANAIEKAGTLDPDKVVKAIEETDMPGVVGRIKFDNSHQLIFGNDPKTTACGGVFQWRKGKMVLVWPESLASDKIEKPSWMK from the coding sequence ATGAAAAGATTGGTATTTTATTCATTGGTGTTATTCACTTTTTCTCTTTTTGTTTCTCCATCTTTTGCACAACAGTATATTACACTCGGTATTCCGACCTCATTGAAACTCATCGAAGGTTATGAAGGCAATAAGGCTGCTCAGCTCGCCGTGGAAGAGATTAATGCAAAAGGCGGGGTAAAGGTAGGGAATCAGAAGATGTTATTAAAACTTGAAGCCCTTGACATAAGGGATGGAGAACCGGGTGTTCCGGTTTCAGAGGCATTACTCGGCATAGAAAAACTTATCCTTGATAAAAAGATATACGCAGCTATTGTGGGGAATTTCAGGTCTGAGGCACTCCTCGCTGCGATGGATATTTACTCAAAATATAAGGTCATCAATATCGGAACGATTGCTATGACCCCTAAATTTCAGGAAAAAATCATGAGTGACAAAGAGAAGTACAAATACTCCTTCAGGAGCGCCCTTGATTCCAGATATGCCTCCGGCTACGTGCAGAGCTATATGAATTTCCTTAACAAAATGTTTGGCTACAACAAAGTCTACATAGCCACCCAGGACGTGCTCTGGGCAACCGGAATCGGGTCCCTCATGGAAAAGTGGTTTAAAGATAATGGATGGGCTGTGGCAGGTTTTGATAAATACCCTGTGGGGGCAACGGATTTTTCTGCAGGGCTCATGAAAGCAAAATCTGCCGGTGCCCAGGTAATCATGGCTATATTTGACATGCCTACAAGCGGCATACTTGTAAAACAATGGAAAAGCATGAAGGTCCCTGCTCTCTTGACAGGTTATATCTCACCAATTACGGGTTCGAAGGCATGGAAAACCTTTGGCCAGGACATTGAAGGTGTCTTGGAGACGGTGTGGGAAATCGGATACTTCCCGATAAAGGCATATCCACCTACTGTAAAATTCTCCGCTGCATATGCAAAGAGATGGAAAGAAGATATTCAATCCGGACATGGAGCAGCACCAGCTTATGATACGGTGTATATACTCGCAAATGCGATAGAAAAGGCAGGAACGCTCGACCCTGATAAGGTTGTAAAGGCAATTGAAGAGACAGATATGCCCGGGGTAGTTGGCAGGATTAAATTCGATAATAGCCACCAGTTGATATTCGGCAATGACCCAAAAACTACAGCCTGCGGTGGTGTTTTTCAGTGGCGGAAAGGGAAAATGGTGTTGGTGTGGCCTGAGTCACTTGCAAGTGACAAAATTGAAAAACCTTCATGGATGAAATAG
- a CDS encoding ATP-binding cassette domain-containing protein, with translation MAILEIKGVTKSFGGVKAVDDVSVKVEENTLLGIIGPNGSGKTTLVNIITGFIKPDKGSVLFKGKELIGLPPYTITNLGIGRAFQMVKPFFHLPAFKNLIVPLSSKRVRSTSGGGYGDKDAVALDILEEVGFERDSSVPYKTASVLPHGYLKRLELARLISLKSEIFILDELFSGLSIAEVTSILPIIEKILLEGKTVIMIEHRLKELFRIANKVIVFNFGRKIKEGAPKDILEDEEVKKAYLGVEV, from the coding sequence ATGGCCATCCTTGAGATAAAAGGTGTAACAAAAAGCTTCGGAGGTGTAAAAGCTGTAGACGATGTCAGTGTAAAGGTTGAGGAGAATACCCTCCTCGGCATCATAGGCCCCAATGGCTCAGGAAAAACAACTTTAGTGAATATAATAACAGGCTTCATCAAACCTGATAAAGGGAGTGTGCTTTTTAAAGGAAAGGAATTGATTGGCCTACCTCCATACACAATTACCAACTTAGGGATAGGAAGGGCTTTCCAGATGGTAAAACCTTTTTTCCACCTCCCTGCCTTCAAGAACCTCATTGTCCCGCTTTCCTCCAAAAGGGTAAGATCCACATCAGGTGGGGGTTATGGCGATAAAGACGCAGTTGCCCTCGATATTCTCGAAGAAGTCGGTTTTGAAAGGGATTCCTCTGTCCCTTATAAAACAGCAAGTGTGTTGCCGCATGGGTATTTAAAAAGACTTGAACTTGCAAGACTCATATCTTTGAAAAGTGAAATATTCATCCTCGATGAACTCTTCTCGGGCCTTTCAATTGCAGAAGTAACAAGCATCTTACCCATTATCGAGAAAATCCTGCTTGAAGGAAAAACTGTAATCATGATTGAACACAGATTGAAAGAGCTCTTCAGGATTGCAAATAAAGTAATCGTATTCAATTTTGGCAGAAAGATTAAAGAAGGAGCACCGAAGGATATACTGGAGGATGAGGAAGTAAAAAAGGCATATCTCGGGGTGGAGGTATAG
- a CDS encoding branched-chain amino acid ABC transporter permease, translated as MKNRENYRKERIDRCIKARSDDIYALSSYKEMWYLIFPRVVPIIGIAILAYFLPLYWKKVVITTCIVAMLAVSWDFLSSCGLLSLGQALFFGIGSYTAGCLNHYFHVPIYLTIPIATICGGFISTILLLPVIRLRGIYFAMVTLILPLMLARGIEATHIFGGNEGITGLSPFPNVWVELTFIIAGMWAALFALRRFISSDYGLIFVSIRDNDRATMASGINIYSFKAQALFIGSSICAFCGAFMTHSYMFTGIPVFTMEFSILPIAASAIGGIGTLAGPLLGAFILVPLSEILREFGTLRVVFYGLVLVVCVVALPEGIFHYLSRKYNEMERWVRLE; from the coding sequence ATGAAGAATAGGGAAAATTATCGTAAAGAACGGATAGATAGGTGTATAAAGGCTCGTTCTGACGATATATATGCACTATCTTCATATAAAGAAATGTGGTATCTCATATTTCCGAGGGTTGTCCCTATTATAGGTATTGCCATACTCGCCTATTTTCTTCCCTTATACTGGAAAAAGGTTGTAATTACTACATGTATCGTTGCCATGCTCGCCGTTTCATGGGACTTTTTATCGAGTTGTGGATTACTATCGCTTGGCCAGGCGCTATTCTTCGGGATAGGCTCATACACCGCCGGTTGTCTTAACCACTATTTTCATGTTCCCATATATCTAACTATTCCTATCGCAACAATATGTGGTGGTTTCATATCGACTATTCTACTTCTCCCTGTTATCAGGCTGAGGGGCATCTATTTCGCAATGGTGACACTTATCCTGCCCCTTATGCTTGCAAGAGGAATAGAGGCAACACATATATTCGGTGGTAATGAAGGAATAACGGGTTTGAGCCCCTTCCCTAATGTGTGGGTAGAACTTACATTCATCATTGCCGGTATGTGGGCAGCCTTATTTGCACTGAGGCGTTTTATCTCGTCGGACTACGGTTTAATCTTTGTGAGCATAAGGGATAACGACAGGGCAACAATGGCATCCGGCATCAACATATACTCATTCAAGGCACAGGCACTTTTCATAGGGAGCAGCATTTGTGCCTTCTGCGGTGCATTCATGACGCATTCATATATGTTTACCGGCATCCCTGTCTTTACAATGGAATTCTCAATCCTTCCAATTGCTGCATCCGCCATCGGTGGTATCGGGACCCTTGCCGGTCCCCTCTTAGGTGCCTTCATCCTTGTTCCCTTATCAGAAATTCTAAGGGAATTCGGCACATTAAGAGTTGTATTTTATGGACTGGTTCTTGTCGTCTGTGTTGTCGCACTTCCTGAAGGTATATTCCATTACCTCTCAAGAAAATATAACGAGATGGAAAGATGGGTAAGGTTAGAATAG
- a CDS encoding C4-type zinc ribbon domain-containing protein, which translates to MEQELKTIYEAQKINIQIIENERKLLLAPKKIEAMDKEIKGIKDKVEKEKGMIEELEKERKRKEKELDVEKEKIKKFESRLYEVKTNKEYQALLKEIEGAKETNDKTEEEIIIIMEKVEELKKDFESSLTHLKKREKESENEKNRLEKEINSMDKTIMDLKQSRDKLLSTVSDNIRATYNTLIEKRNGIAVVNVKNGVCFGCFMNIPPQLFIEVTKNRQLILCPSCNRIFYFIDEE; encoded by the coding sequence TTGGAACAAGAATTAAAAACTATTTACGAAGCACAAAAAATAAATATACAAATCATTGAAAATGAAAGAAAACTACTATTGGCTCCTAAAAAGATTGAGGCAATGGATAAGGAGATTAAGGGGATAAAGGATAAGGTTGAAAAGGAAAAAGGGATGATAGAGGAACTTGAAAAAGAAAGAAAGAGAAAAGAGAAAGAGCTTGATGTTGAGAAGGAAAAGATAAAAAAGTTTGAGTCCAGGCTCTATGAGGTAAAAACAAACAAGGAATATCAGGCATTACTCAAAGAAATAGAAGGGGCAAAAGAAACAAACGACAAGACAGAAGAAGAGATTATAATAATAATGGAAAAGGTTGAGGAATTGAAAAAGGATTTTGAATCATCACTCACACACCTTAAGAAACGGGAAAAAGAATCAGAAAACGAAAAAAACAGGTTAGAAAAAGAAATAAATTCAATGGACAAAACCATTATGGATCTGAAACAATCAAGAGATAAATTACTTTCTACAGTGAGTGATAATATAAGGGCAACATACAACACGCTTATAGAAAAAAGGAATGGGATAGCAGTAGTAAATGTAAAAAACGGTGTCTGCTTCGGGTGTTTCATGAATATTCCTCCACAACTTTTTATCGAAGTAACAAAAAACAGACAACTCATATTGTGCCCCAGCTGTAATAGAATATTCTATTTTATAGACGAAGAATGA
- a CDS encoding acyl-CoA dehydrogenase family protein, with product MELTTEQVDIKKAAREFAEGEFKERAKEFDEKEEFDLSLWKKACEYGFVGTFIKEAYGGHGLGFFEHALISEEFWRVDPGCGQSILSCTFGSEMIQAFGTEEQKKLYLPPLVKGDEITGFGITEPDAGSDVASTKTSAERRGDRYIINGSKMFITNGCIANHLLVFCLTNPGEKDPHRRHSAIIVETDRNGFEAIKIKGKMGIRANNTAELHFNNVEVPASNIIGKEGYGFYQLMDFFNKTRLHVAAQGVGVAQGALEMAISHIKKRKAFGKTLSNFQGIQFKIAEMATRIEAARGLYWRAAYLLDKGKPDSALISMAKWYGGDTGVYVTNEALQLHGGYGYIADYDIQRFYRDAKIVEIYEGSKEVEKVIVGLELLKKVF from the coding sequence ATGGAACTCACAACAGAACAGGTTGATATAAAAAAGGCAGCAAGAGAGTTTGCTGAAGGTGAATTTAAAGAAAGAGCAAAGGAATTTGATGAGAAGGAGGAGTTTGATCTATCCCTATGGAAGAAGGCTTGTGAATATGGATTTGTTGGCACTTTTATTAAAGAAGCGTATGGAGGACATGGGCTCGGTTTCTTCGAGCATGCCCTCATATCAGAAGAATTCTGGAGAGTTGACCCGGGTTGCGGGCAATCAATCCTTTCCTGCACCTTCGGTTCCGAAATGATACAGGCCTTTGGTACAGAGGAGCAAAAGAAACTATACCTGCCTCCTCTCGTAAAGGGCGATGAGATCACGGGATTTGGTATAACTGAACCGGATGCAGGAAGTGATGTAGCATCTACAAAAACAAGTGCAGAGAGAAGGGGTGATAGGTATATCATAAATGGTTCAAAGATGTTTATTACAAACGGTTGCATTGCAAACCATCTGCTGGTATTCTGCTTAACCAATCCAGGCGAAAAAGACCCTCACAGGAGACATAGCGCTATAATTGTGGAAACCGACAGAAATGGATTTGAAGCGATAAAAATTAAGGGAAAAATGGGGATAAGGGCAAATAATACAGCTGAACTCCACTTTAACAACGTTGAAGTACCAGCCAGTAATATTATCGGGAAAGAAGGTTATGGCTTTTACCAGCTTATGGATTTTTTTAATAAAACGAGATTACATGTTGCCGCCCAGGGGGTTGGTGTTGCCCAGGGGGCATTAGAGATGGCTATCTCCCATATAAAAAAGAGAAAGGCTTTTGGAAAAACCCTATCCAATTTTCAGGGTATTCAATTCAAAATTGCAGAAATGGCCACAAGAATTGAGGCAGCCCGTGGCCTCTACTGGAGGGCAGCATATCTCTTAGACAAAGGTAAACCTGATTCTGCACTCATATCAATGGCTAAATGGTACGGAGGAGACACGGGTGTATATGTAACAAACGAAGCCTTACAACTACATGGTGGTTACGGGTATATCGCTGATTATGATATCCAGAGATTCTATAGAGATGCAAAAATAGTTGAAATCTACGAGGGTTCAAAGGAGGTTGAAAAGGTTATCGTAGGATTAGAACTATTGAAAAAGGTATTTTAG
- a CDS encoding ABC transporter ATP-binding protein has translation MLKVDKLMVFYENALAINELSIHVDEGEIVGIIGSNSAGKTTLMNTISGLLLDTKLKEQRKGGERITIFGSISFIGKDITNTWADERVKMGIVLSRERHPVFVESDVEENLKIASYLSPKSKIKEMLSFVYDLFPALIPLKKRKAGFLSGGEQQMLAVGMSLMVKPKLMLLDEPLLGLAPTIQVKLIESIVKIRKETNVTILICEQFARPVLPIIDRGYVLENGMLALEGTGNELFNNPEIKAAYFGV, from the coding sequence ATGCTGAAGGTCGATAAGCTTATGGTTTTTTACGAAAACGCCCTGGCCATAAATGAACTTTCGATCCATGTGGATGAGGGTGAGATTGTGGGTATCATTGGCTCTAACAGTGCCGGCAAGACAACCCTTATGAATACCATCTCAGGATTACTCCTCGATACAAAATTAAAGGAACAGAGGAAAGGCGGCGAAAGGATAACAATCTTCGGGAGCATCTCTTTTATCGGTAAAGATATTACAAATACATGGGCTGACGAGAGGGTGAAAATGGGTATCGTGCTTTCACGTGAAAGGCATCCCGTTTTTGTTGAAAGCGATGTTGAAGAGAATCTGAAGATAGCCTCCTATCTCTCCCCGAAAAGCAAAATTAAAGAAATGCTATCTTTTGTGTATGATCTTTTCCCTGCCCTTATCCCTTTAAAGAAAAGGAAAGCCGGTTTCTTAAGCGGTGGTGAACAGCAGATGCTTGCCGTCGGAATGTCGCTGATGGTTAAACCGAAATTGATGTTGCTCGATGAGCCCCTTCTGGGGCTTGCCCCAACAATACAGGTAAAACTCATAGAATCCATTGTAAAGATTAGGAAAGAAACAAATGTGACAATTTTGATATGCGAGCAATTTGCAAGACCTGTTCTCCCTATTATTGATAGAGGATACGTTCTTGAAAACGGAATGCTTGCCCTCGAGGGTACGGGAAATGAGCTTTTCAACAACCCTGAAATAAAGGCTGCTTATTTTGGAGTTTAA
- a CDS encoding class I adenylate-forming enzyme family protein yields MNVYQSFVEVVERYKGRPAVIYLGEVLNYGDLFEAVECFSTGLKSLGIKEREKIILYMPNTPQWIISWLSIQKIGAVAVPIAPIYTSRDLRYISGDSGTRTVICADTNFGYAKELKEEGALDNIIITRMGDLLPRYKKLIGKAFDRIPEGKIEKGEGIFRFTELMKKRTTMEGFPVNEHEPLEILYTGGTTKNPKGVPINHALFLESVRAQMEESYPIVPPPENITLQGGPLFHILGQVFGLGPLCVTGDCVVVMPKVNIDAFLYFVKNYRIKTFFGVPALYRMILEHDRVDYYDLSSLVYCFSGGDVLPQEIARRWKEKFGREIFEGYGATETCGGITMSPVVGERPPGTIGKVLYTKKVKILDESTGEEVPDGEAGELIVSSEHMVYAYWNKEEETKESYIEKDGLRWYKTGDIVKRDSNSFYYFVDRTADTIKHKGYRVSSSEIEAALQDHPAVFAACAVGVPDEKVGERIKAFVVLKQDVKGVTGYNLIHWCRNHLASYKVPHYIEFRDMLPKSKVGKLLRRELRQEERKRFEE; encoded by the coding sequence ATGAATGTATATCAATCTTTCGTAGAAGTAGTAGAGCGGTATAAAGGCAGGCCTGCTGTCATCTATCTCGGCGAAGTACTCAATTATGGAGACCTCTTTGAAGCAGTTGAGTGTTTTTCAACAGGACTCAAGTCTCTTGGAATAAAAGAACGGGAAAAAATAATTCTGTATATGCCCAATACCCCCCAATGGATCATCAGCTGGCTTTCCATCCAGAAGATTGGGGCAGTGGCAGTTCCCATAGCCCCTATTTATACTTCCCGCGACCTGAGATATATCAGCGGAGACTCAGGCACAAGAACGGTTATCTGTGCTGATACGAATTTTGGTTATGCAAAAGAACTAAAAGAAGAAGGCGCCCTTGATAATATTATTATTACCAGGATGGGGGACCTTTTGCCTCGTTATAAAAAGCTCATAGGAAAGGCCTTTGATAGAATACCCGAGGGCAAGATTGAGAAGGGGGAAGGTATCTTTAGGTTTACAGAATTAATGAAAAAAAGAACTACTATGGAGGGTTTTCCTGTCAATGAGCATGAACCACTTGAGATACTCTATACAGGCGGAACAACAAAGAATCCAAAGGGCGTCCCTATCAATCATGCCCTATTCCTTGAATCTGTGAGAGCCCAGATGGAGGAAAGCTATCCCATTGTCCCGCCACCGGAAAATATAACACTCCAGGGCGGTCCCCTTTTCCATATCCTTGGACAGGTTTTTGGGCTTGGTCCACTCTGTGTAACTGGCGACTGTGTTGTTGTTATGCCAAAAGTAAATATTGATGCATTCCTGTATTTCGTTAAAAATTATAGAATTAAGACATTTTTCGGGGTACCAGCCTTATACAGGATGATTCTCGAACATGATAGGGTTGATTACTACGACCTTTCTTCTCTTGTGTATTGCTTCAGCGGTGGCGACGTTCTCCCGCAGGAGATTGCGAGGAGATGGAAAGAAAAATTTGGTAGAGAGATATTCGAAGGTTACGGTGCAACAGAGACCTGCGGTGGTATTACCATGTCGCCGGTTGTAGGAGAAAGGCCTCCAGGGACGATTGGCAAGGTGCTCTATACAAAAAAGGTGAAGATTCTCGATGAATCCACAGGAGAAGAAGTCCCTGACGGTGAAGCAGGAGAGCTCATCGTTTCCTCAGAGCATATGGTTTATGCATACTGGAACAAAGAAGAAGAGACAAAAGAGTCTTACATAGAAAAAGATGGACTGCGATGGTATAAGACAGGAGATATTGTAAAAAGGGATAGCAACAGTTTCTACTATTTCGTTGACAGGACCGCCGACACAATCAAACACAAAGGGTACAGAGTATCTTCCTCGGAAATCGAAGCAGCACTACAGGATCACCCTGCTGTTTTTGCTGCATGTGCTGTCGGGGTACCTGACGAAAAGGTCGGTGAAAGGATAAAGGCTTTTGTGGTATTAAAGCAGGATGTGAAGGGGGTGACAGGCTATAATCTGATACACTGGTGTAGAAACCACCTCGCATCTTATAAAGTTCCCCATTATATTGAATTCAGGGATATGCTTCCGAAATCAAAGGTAGGGAAACTCCTCAGGAGAGAATTAAGACAAGAAGAAAGAAAAAGGTTTGAAGAATAA
- a CDS encoding TetR/AcrR family transcriptional regulator: MKNIVKKKESTMVNMKDRIIKESIQLFLQKGFKGTSIQNITDALGITKGAFYWHFKSKDELLNTIIEKFEKELINGLLEHMKGFEGDFVKTFREYHKYINEYARNNGELCVLSTTLAAEISGSGTSAEKKIKAVYSKYIDFINSLLEGGKKEKFFSDTFDTLLNAHIILAIHNGILLQWFMNRKTIDGPSFARTYRDVILYGMINRSNKKN, translated from the coding sequence GTGAAAAATATAGTAAAGAAGAAAGAGAGCACTATGGTAAACATGAAAGACCGGATAATTAAGGAAAGCATCCAGTTATTTCTACAAAAAGGCTTTAAAGGCACCTCAATTCAGAACATCACCGATGCCCTCGGAATCACCAAAGGTGCATTCTACTGGCACTTCAAAAGTAAGGACGAGCTGCTCAACACAATCATTGAAAAGTTCGAAAAGGAGTTAATCAATGGCCTCCTTGAGCACATGAAAGGTTTTGAGGGTGATTTTGTAAAAACGTTCCGTGAATATCATAAATATATCAACGAGTATGCACGCAATAACGGTGAATTGTGCGTCCTGTCTACAACGCTTGCTGCAGAAATATCGGGAAGTGGCACGAGCGCAGAGAAAAAAATAAAAGCGGTGTACAGTAAATATATTGACTTTATCAACTCCTTGCTGGAAGGGGGGAAAAAGGAGAAGTTTTTCAGTGATACCTTTGATACGTTACTCAATGCCCACATCATCCTGGCGATTCATAACGGTATCCTTCTCCAGTGGTTTATGAACAGGAAAACAATCGATGGCCCTTCCTTTGCGAGGACTTACCGAGATGTCATACTCTATGGTATGATAAATAGAAGCAACAAAAAAAACTAA
- a CDS encoding branched-chain amino acid ABC transporter permease, translated as MFVYGLINSAVLALMALGFNLTFGISGVANFAYGAIYVVGGFITWVFINHLNLPYAVSAILTIVIIGIFGALVYRFIIKRIRGLVISEVIATFGISIILLELLRFIGLIGFKYSLPVFIDGSVEILGVYVDIQRLFIIGLVILVIISLYVFTHHTKTGLAFRGIAQEEHTSLSLGINPDRIASLSMGMGSALGAFAAIVILPLGTITVDSGYDVLINALSVCIVGGLGSTFGVIIASFIIGYAQTITAMYLAPHWTMIVSLFAILVILVIKPSGLLGHQKELEERV; from the coding sequence ATGTTCGTATATGGCCTCATAAACAGCGCTGTTCTTGCCCTTATGGCGCTTGGCTTTAACCTGACATTCGGTATCAGCGGAGTAGCCAATTTTGCTTATGGGGCCATATACGTAGTTGGTGGGTTTATAACATGGGTTTTTATTAATCATTTAAACCTGCCGTATGCTGTTTCGGCAATTTTGACCATTGTTATCATAGGTATCTTTGGAGCCCTGGTCTACAGATTCATTATAAAACGGATCAGGGGACTTGTCATATCTGAAGTCATTGCTACTTTTGGGATTTCTATAATATTACTTGAGCTGCTGAGGTTTATCGGTCTCATTGGGTTCAAATACTCTTTACCTGTCTTTATAGATGGTTCTGTAGAGATTCTTGGCGTCTATGTTGACATTCAAAGGTTGTTTATCATCGGTTTGGTAATTCTTGTTATCATTTCACTTTATGTATTTACACATCACACCAAGACAGGGCTGGCATTCCGCGGGATTGCCCAGGAAGAACATACTTCGCTCTCCCTCGGTATAAATCCTGACCGGATAGCAAGCCTGAGCATGGGTATGGGTTCGGCACTCGGTGCTTTTGCTGCTATTGTGATACTCCCCCTCGGTACAATTACAGTAGACAGCGGGTATGATGTTTTGATTAATGCCTTATCTGTCTGCATTGTCGGGGGGCTTGGAAGCACATTCGGGGTGATTATTGCAAGCTTTATAATAGGCTATGCCCAGACTATAACAGCAATGTATCTGGCTCCGCACTGGACGATGATTGTGAGTCTTTTTGCAATACTTGTAATTCTCGTTATCAAACCCTCAGGTCTACTCGGCCATCAAAAAGAATTAGAGGAGCGGGTGTGA